The following are from one region of the Hyla sarda isolate aHylSar1 chromosome 6, aHylSar1.hap1, whole genome shotgun sequence genome:
- the LOC130276100 gene encoding protein spinster homolog 1-like, producing the protein MASPQDPLLKEEEEAMEDHSDMDVEKGDIPERQNLPSLSVMSTARSIITVVILAFVNLLIYANRSSVAGVLPYIQKAYDTNASLSGLLNTLFIGSYVLVAPIAGYLGDHCNKKYTVCAGVIVWLSMTLTLSFIPDGYFLLFLLMSGLVGAGEATFCTIAPSIIADLFTSDQRTRMLNVFYSVIPVGCGLGYIIGPKVTDAARGDWHWAFRVTPGLGLIAVAVMILVTKELPRTTTNGKKNNKSQKFAKWATDLKKLFKNRSFMLTTMGSTAVSFIVGAIGVWGPSYLTHARTLLQEKDPCRAVPCDYHDILIFGVVTVVSGILGVVAGTEISKRYRKSNPRADPLVCGCAMMLSAPFLLLALTFGNISLVATNIFIFIGETLLSVNFTLISDIILKVVTPWRRSSALAVQMTIYHLLGDAGSPYLIGLISDTYERGYAKSPLLKYRSLEYALMTCTIMAVIGGAFFMATALYIERDKKEAEMESEPPSSSSSSLLPADEDHASD; encoded by the coding sequence atggcctctccacaagacccattgctgaaggaggaggaagaagcaatggaggaccatagtgatatggatgtagaaaagggcgatatccctgagaggcagaacctgccatctctaagcgtgatgtccaccgcacgttccatcatcactgtagtgatcctcgcctttgttaatttgctcatctatgcaaatcgctccagcgtggcgggggtgctgccttatatacagaaagcatatgacaccaatgctagtctgtccggcttattgaatacattgttcattggaagctacgtgctggtcgcaccaattgccggatatttgggcgaccactgtaataagaaatatactgtttgcgcaggagtcatcgtttggctgagcatgacacttaccctgtcattcatccctgacgggtacttcctgctcttcctgctgatgagtggactggttggagccggagaggctactttctgcaccatcgccccctccatcattgcagacctttttacaagtgaccagcggacccgcatgctgaacgtgttttactccgtcatacctgtaggctgcggactaggatacatcatcgggcccaaagtgactgatgcagcaaggggtgaTTGGCATTGGGCGTTTCgagtcacccctggcctgggcctcatagctgtggctgtgatgattttggtcacaaaagagcttccaagaacgactacaaacgggaagaagaacaacaaatcccagaagtttgccaaatgggcgacagatctgaaaaaactatttaaaaatcgaagcttcatgttaaccaccatgggatcgacggctgtatccttcatagtgggagccataggtgtatggggtccgtcatacctgacccacgcacgaacactcctacaagagaaggacccttgccgtgctgtaccgtgtgactatcacgacatcctaatatttggtgtggttacagtcgtttccggcattctgggagttgtagcagggacggagataagtaaaagatatcgcaaatccaacccacgggcggacccgcttgtgtgtggatgcgcgatgatgctctccgccccttttcttctgttggcattgacttttggcaacatcagcctcgttgccaccaacatcttcatcttcatcggagagacgcttctgtcagtaaatttcaccctcatatctgacattatactaaaagtagtaactccgtggaggagatcttcagccctggccgtgcagatgacaatctatcacctcctaggtgacgccggcagcccgtacctcatcggcctgatatctgacacctacgaacgaggatatgccaaatcccctcttctgaaataccgcagcctggagtatgccctcatgacctgcaccataatggcagtcatcggaggggccttcttcatggccacggccctatatatagagagggacaaaaaagaagcagagatggaatcagaacctccgtcatcctcctcctcctcactgcttcctgccgatgaggaccacgcttcagactga